One window of the Hoplias malabaricus isolate fHopMal1 chromosome Y, fHopMal1.hap1, whole genome shotgun sequence genome contains the following:
- the nol6 gene encoding nucleolar protein 6, which yields MKRKIVPLTEDLENEMELLHEGDESAKATKGSKKKAGILVSEDGVLHPLKLSKGELYKAPTVEELSQLKEAENLFHCSLLKMQMEELLKEVSLSERKKMVVDGFVQQITDLLKSVPPSPVVELLDQSWLVDSGIKVPFILVPEETKGKFHMEPPASVDLIGSYPLGTCIKPRVSVDLAVTIPHNILHPMDGINQRYLRKRALYLAGLAQHLSSTLAVGSLRYSCLHGNRLHPLLLVTPPGKDSSSITLRIHALPPPDFLKPSRFHPQKNNVRTQWFTGNSSQQVINEPPTPHYNSAVLGDHLPRSHLQFLAAHSAQCPAFVDAVALLKVWLRQRELDRGTGCFGGFLAAMLLSYLLSTHKVGKTMNAYQLLRNSLHFLASTDLTENGITLAKNPDSKAPSLSEFHSSFQVVFVDPSGHLNMCADMTSCTYKQIQHEASLSLQFWDDPTVDGFQALLMTQKPMIRSYDNVFQLSNLVKMQASCKKLTLLNNLLDLSGNYVLAVLPFILSLLQRGLGDRVRLLAHSLPPDPEWPVNSEPPKHKDQPPLSIGLLLNPERAFSVLERGPSADSPEAAEFQQLWGSRSELRRFQDGAITEAVVWSGSSTCQKRHILLEIITHLLQLHADIPESCVRFVGGYVDKVIRFGNEVSSTGEEESLTVVQSFDDLSRKLWKLEGLPLSITSVQGAHPALRYTQVLPPVPVKLARYFFQKQEKNLHALSPAEKKPCPYYITPIKVICHMEGSGKWPSDRLAIRHIKAAFHIRLGELLKQQHEYTCWPTPTHLDVWKDGLVFRIQVAYHREPQVLRESLTKEGLLIQRDNSEAQALELETQLKPFLTSTLHGLQQQHPCFSAVCRLAKLWLGAQLFSGEIGEDAADLLVASLFLQPAPFTPPSSPQVGLLRFLHLLSSFDWRNSPLVVNLNSKLTATDYTEIKNHFIASRDSLPVMFIATPNENKASIWTKDGPSVQMLQRIVMVAAESLNVLEAQLLDPSKKQDVRVVFRPPLEVYDVLIYLRPKYVPLSSHGVDPPSYSFSRGLSKDEVQSSRGPFPVVDFDPVKLYLSELRDAFGDLALFFHNPYGGTVIAVLWKPKAFQPQQFKTSLMNARKVEVTGDMATTVPNVKAIVQDFHIMGEGLVHRVELRTEKWVV from the exons ATGAAGAGGAAAATTGTACCTTTGACGGAAGACTTGGAGAATGAG ATGGAACTCTTACATGAAGGAGATGAAAGTGCCAAAGCGACCAAAGGCTCCAAGAAGAAAGCAGGGATTCTAGTTTCTGAGGATGGTGTTCTTCATCCACTCAAACTTTCTAAAGGAGAGCTGTACAAAGCCCCAACTGTTGAGGAGCTCAGCCAGCTGAAGGAGGCAGAGAATCTGTTCCACTGTAGCCTGTTAAAGATGCAG ATGGAGGAACTTTTGAAGGAGGTGTCATTGAGTGAACGCAAGAAAATGGTGGTGGACGGCTTTGTGCAGCAGATTACAGATCTTCTGAAATCTGTGCCACCATCTCCAGTGGTGGAG TTGTTGGACCAATCATGGCTAGTAGACTCAGGCATTAAGGTCCCTTTCATTCTGGTTCCTGAGGAAACTAAAGGCAAGTTCCACATGGAGCCTCCTGCCTCTGTTGATCTGATTGGGAGTTATCCACTGGGCACCTGCATCAAACCGAGAGTTTCTGTTGACCTGGCTGTCACAATTCCTCAT AATATCCTACACCCAATGGATGGCATAAATCAGAGATACCTCCGTAAGAGGGCTTTGTACCTGGCAGGTCTGGCACAACACCTATCCTCTACATTAGCAGTGGGCTCACTGCGCTATTCCTGCCTCCATGGCAACCGTCTCCATCCTCTCCTACTAGTCACACCTCCAG GTAAAGACAGCAGCAGCATCACATTGCGAATTCACGCCCTCCCACCTCCAGACTTCCTCAAACCAAGCCGCTTCCATCCTCAGAAGAACAACGTAAGAACTCAGTGGTTTACTGGGAACAGCTCTCAACAAG TGATCAATGAGCCTCCTACCCCTCATTATAACAGTGCAGTACTGGGTGATCACCTTCCTCGCTCACACCTGCAGTTTCTTGCTGCACACAGTGCCCAGTGTCCTGCGTTTGTAGATGCTGTAGCTCTGCTTAAAGTGtggctgagacagagagagttagaCAGG ggGACTGGTTGCTTTGGTGGTTTTTTAGCTGCCATGCTGCTGTCTTAtcttctctccacacacaaaGTGGGTAAAACTATGAACGCATATCAGCTGCTGAGAAATTCATTGCACTTCTTGG CGTCCACAGACCTGACGGAGAATGGTATTACCTTGGCAAAAAACCCAGATTCAAAAGCA cctTCACTGTCGGAATTCCATAGTTCTTTTCAGGTGGTGTTTGTGGATCCCTCAGGTCATCTCAATATGTGTGCAGACATGACCTCCTGCACCTACAAACAG ATCCAGCATGAAGCATCACTCTCTCTCCAGTTTTGGGATGACCCCACTGTAGACGGCTTCCAGGCCCTGCTTATGACTCAAAAACCAATGATCAGATCATATGACAATGTCTTTCA ATTGAGTAACTTGGTGAAAATGCAAGCCTCTTGTAAGAAGCTCACTCTCCTCAACAACCTCTTGGACCTCAGTGGGAACTATGTTCTGGCAGTGCTTCCTTTCATTCTGTCTCTTCTGCAACGAGGCCTTGGGGATAGGGTTCGCCTTTTGGCTCATTCACTTCCTCCAGACCCTGAG tggCCAGTGAACAGCGAGCCTCCTAAGCACAAGGACCAGCCGCCTCTGTCCATTGGCCTACTGCTGAATCCTGAACGTGCCTTTTCTGTGCTGGAAAGAGGGCCTTCAGCTGACAGTCCTgag GCAGCTGAATTCCAGCAGCTGTGGGGCAGTCGCTCTGAGCTGCGACGTTTTCAGGATGGAGCTATCACTGAAGCGGTGGTGTGGTCTGGCTCCTCCACATGCCAGAAAAGGCACATCTTGTTGGAGATCATCACCCACCTACTGCAACT tCATGCTGATATACCTGAATCGTGTGTCCGGTTTGTGGGAGGATATGTGGATAAAGTCATCAGATTTGGAAATGAA GTTAGTAGTACTGGAGAGGAAGAGAGTTTGACTGTGGTCCAATCCTTTGATGACCTGAGCAGAAAGCTTTGGAAGCTGGAAGGTTTACCTCTGTCCATCACCTCAGTACAGGGTGCCCACCCAGCCCTCAGATACacccag GTATTGCCCCCTGTACCGGTAAAACTGGCCAGATACTTTTTTCAGAAGCAGGAGAAGAATTTGCATGCTTTGTCTCCAGCAGAGAAGAAGCCTTGCCCTTATTATATTACTCCTATTAAAG TTATTTGCCACATGGAGGGGAGTGGAAAATGGCCTAGTGACCGTTTGGCGATCCGCCATATTAAAGCAGCCTTCCACATTCGCCTCGGAGAGCTGCTCAAACAGCAGCATGAATACACGTGCTGGCCCACACCTACACATCTGGACGTTTGGAAG GATGGACTAGTGTTTCGGATCCAGGTGGCGTACCACAGAGAGCCACAGGTGCTAAGAGAAAGTCTGACGAAAGAAGGCCTGCTGATTCAGAGAGATAACTCAGAGGCACAGGCACTGGAGCTTGAGACTCAGCTCAAACCTTTCCTCACGAGCACCCTGCATGG TTTGCAGCAGCAGCACCCATGTTTCAGTGCTGTATGTCGTCTGGCTAAACTTTGGCTTGGTGCACAGCTCTTCAGTGGAGAAATTGGAGAAGATGCAGCTGACCTTTTAGTGGCCTCTCTCTTCCTACAGCCAGCCCCTTTTACTCCTCCCAG TTCTCCTCAGGTTGGTCTCCTTCGCTTCCTTCACCTGCTCTCATCTTTTGACTGGAGGAACAGCCCTCTTGTGGTCAACCTCAACAGCAAACTAAcag CTACTGACTACACTGAAATCAAGAACCACTTCATAGCATCCAGAGACTCTCTTCCTGTAATGTTCATTGCGACTCCCAATGAAAATAAAGCTTCCATTTGGACCAAGGACGGACCCTCAGTACAG ATGCTTCAGCGTATTGTGATGGTTGCAGCAGAGAGTCTAAATGTCCTGGAGGCCCAGCTCCTGGACCCCAGCAAGAAACAAGATGTTCGG GTGGTGTTCAGACCCCCATTAGAAGTCTATGATGTTCTTATCTACCTCAGACCAAAATACGTCCCCCTCTCATCCCATGGTGTGGACCCCCCTTCTTACAGCTTTTCCAGAGGCCTCTCAAAAGACGAAGTACAAAGCTCACGGGGTCCATTCCCTGTTGTAGACTTTGATCCTGTGAAACTGTATCTGTCTGAGCTCAGG GATGCATTTGGGGATCTTGCTCTGTTTTTCCACAACCCATATGGAGGAACAGTCATTGCAGTGCTGTGGAAACCTAAAGCTTTTCAGCCACAGCAGTTCAAG ACTTCTTTAATGAATGCAAGGAAAGTGGAGGTGACTGGGGACATGGCCACCACCGTTCCTAATGTAAAGGCAATTGTGCAGGACTTCCACATCATGGGAGAGGGCCTGGTCCACAGAGTGGAACTGAGGACTGAAAAATGGGTTGTCTGA